The Aspergillus nidulans FGSC A4 chromosome VIII genome contains the following window.
GGAGGAAGCTGAATAAATGAGACTCAGATGAACTGAGGCACAGCCACCGATGCGCCAGCTCATGTCATCGAGAGAGTGTGGCGAGGTAACAACTGGATCGCCCGTCAAGATGCCGACACCGTGAGGTTGGATTAGAGCATCATTGATTGCAGGGCTGGCGCCATTAATAGCTATTGCGTTACCTCCGCCTTTTGTGAATTGATTAAGCAGTTTCCTTGCTTGTTTTGAAAGAGACTTGACAAGCTGGGATCCGTCCATAGCGTTGctgtcgtcatcatcaagaaTAGACCGGGCAGAAACGTTGATCAGAATACCACTTTCGCGAACCAACGTGCTTGCTTTCCGACGGATCGCAATAACGATATCCGATTGTTCTTCCTTGCCAGGATGTAAGTGCTCGTTACGAAGATTTAGTGTTGCAGATGCTTTGTAGGTCTGAAAAGAACCTAAACAATCTTGAAAGTTACCGTAATACCGAGGGCCAAGGTTGTAGAAAACCGCTATCATATCGTCGCTATGTGCCTCGCCAAGGAGGATAGCATTCGCCAAAGACCACCGGCTAGACGACACTCCCCTTCCGAGTTTCATGGCCAGATCCCGAGGAGTGCCGAAGAAAGCTTGAACTCGCGGCGAGCGATTCTGAGCACTCGGTAAAGGTACGCATGGATATTcgatcttctgctgctcgatGAACTCCCCGTCAACGAAGAGCAAAGCACGAGAGTGAGACGGTGGTTTTGGTTTTTTGTGCACCACACAGATATGATACCACTTATTAGGCTCGAACGCCATGGATTTGAATCGCACGCTTGGGCGTGAACCTTTAATTGAAGTTTGAAGAATGAAGTTGCGAGTGTCTTTTTCCAGATATGCCAGAATGAAGCAGGTTTGACTAGAGTCGAATGCGCCGAAAATGGTTGTATGCGTGCTTGGGTCGAAATGATCAAAGCGAGCCCAGACCGCAAGAGTAAATCCGTTGGTAGTAAcaggaggaaaggaacgacCTATTGTTGCAAACTCCAAGGACGAAAAGCCATACAAGGATAGATCAAACTGAATCAGTGGAGGCTCCTTGGAGCGTTTGAGCACATCGACTAGAAACTTTAACGCCTTTGGACATTTGTGAGCCTTTTTGTAGAGATATACCGCGTCGTCCATATTCTTGGTTCCTTGGGTGCATAGCTGTTGAGCAAGTTCTTGATAAAACAGCTTCTCCGTTCTCAGGAGGTTCTCACCGAGTAAAAGCGGAAGAGTCAGACTAAATGCGCCTGTATTATGCAAAATCATGACATTCCGTTGAGACTGTGTGGCCAGTCGGTTGAGGCACGATGGTACAGCTAGCCGCAAAACCGTCTGCACGGGCTTAAATAAGAACGAATGCTTCAGCCATACTCGTAGGAATGGACCCAAAAGCTCCGGTGCTTCAATAATATCTGACGCTCCTATAAAGCGCCCGACTTCCTTCTCGACAGCATCGGGAGTTATCTCTGACTCGTCTGTTTTCTGGAGCTTTGTTGAGAGTGCTGTGAAAACATCCACTACGGTCTCTTGACACAGTGACGCTGCGAGAACACTACCGCAGAAATATTCCACATCGCCTTGTGCAGCATCTAGCTTTAGTATCAGTGTGGAGAACGCCTCTTCGAGAACTAGTTGCCCTCCGCCAGGGATTCGATTAGCAAAATGCCTTTTATTTCCTAGATGATCTCTGAGGCATTCAGCAAGAATTGTCAAGCAGTCTTTGTAGACCGCCAGCAAGCTCCGCCTCTCTTCCTTAGTGTGCACACTTGGGGTATAAATCTCCGAAAGCTTTCTGATAAGACTCAGTAGCGTCTGGAAGCCGCTGAGTTGCCGGAATAACTCCTTCGCCTCCGTAGGACGCGGATTATCGATCAACGTGTGGCGCAGCCGGAGCAGACACTCGGTAACCGTACCTGTAAGGCTTATGTCGATATAATCATCGCAAATAGATTTCAGCTCATCGATAACCGGCGCGAACTCGACAAAAGGGCTTTGGGTAAGCGAGGAGTGCGGCGACAGGGAAACGGCCTGGTTCATTGCGCCGCGAAAACACCCCGGCTACCTACCTGACGGCTAGAGACCATCAGACATGAACAATCACTTCGACTTGGTGTCACAACTGCCCTCATTGGCAGGGCGAGGAAGCTGCGTCGTCGGCAGAGGCGGAAGGGTGGGACCGAAGGCCTGCTTCAAAGTAGGATCAGCAATTGCGCTTTGGAGAGGGACGCCACGAATCGAAGACCTATGATTTATTAGTTTCCTTTTATTAAGAGATCAACGGTAGTAGCTAAGCTGCAAATTTCTCGGCCGCCGACAAACAGGCAGTGTCGCTGGACCAAGAGGATGAAGCAACGATCCGTTTCGAGAGATCACTCATGTGACCCACCTCAGCCACTTGCAGGTATCATTGATGTGTTATCGATAAGAGCTTATCTTCGCGAGGATATCTCGATTGCTATTACCTGAGCATCATACTAGGCATCTGGATAGCTGTTGGGGACGCCCTGTTTCAGCGTTTGTAGCTGCAGTATCATACTTGACTAGGATGACTAGGTTGGAATCATACAAAGACCATAAAATGCTCGTGAgcatcttcaagaagcatGTGCCAAATCCTAGTCAAAAGGTTTTGTTCCCGCACTTATCGCTACAATGTTATAAAGAATATATTACTACCTCAGCAGCATTCAGCGAAGTCGCAAAGTACCGCGAAAGGACGTGCTTAGAGTACTGTAGGCTAATAACGGCAGCGATACGATACTCCATTGAGCGGGATTAGCTGTAGGCTCGATTTCCTTGTTGGTGGGACTGTGAATGTCCGGCTTCGAAAGAGGCACTTCCGAGTTCGGAGTAGTGCATTCCCGTTTAGGGCCCCATGGTTTCAAAAGAATGGATGGCCGTAAGTACTTTATATTGTGTTAGAAACAGAATGGAAACCTGCAGCGCGATATCCGTAGCATAGCTGAGGAGTCACCGAACAACCTTATATATATTGCAACCCTTGGCAACTGTTTAGATTTGTATTCCCTCCAGCATGCTAATTCAGCGGCTTATTGAAGCTGCTGCCTCATCCGTAGAGCAAATCGTCTTAGCCAGGAGGGCGGTAAAGATTGAACCGAGTTATTTACAAAGGTCAGGTTGTCAAATTTGTGTACGTCACGGCTTGGGTTACCTAGCGCTTAAAACAGCTTGTGCAGAGTCATGGATGCCACCTATAGTACCCATAATCTGTTGGCAGGATTCCGGAGTCAGGAATGAGGCGGGATCAGCGATCAGCAGCTTGTAGCTCGGCCCAGGCTGGGGTTGAAACAGGAAGTTAGCCAACTGACAAATTCGCCATTGTTCCACCCTGCTGTTGTTCTTGGTTAGGGTGACCCCTCACGAGTTCCTCAAGCGCCTGGTGCCTGGAACTTGGGTCTGGGGTCTGCTGAGGACCTGAGTCACCGCTGGACGGGCGTCCTCCGTCCGATTGTAATTTACGGCAAGGGCGATTTTCATTGTATTGCCAATAATAGTAGTAAAGGCATCTCTACGCCACAAACGTGTACTCAGTAGTACTTTGTAGCATACTAGCTATCACAACTGCACCCTTCTGACTGTTGATCTGCTTGATCTCCGCAGCCTCCACCACTGGCTGGTTGCTCAGCATGGGTCCTTATCATAGCGTGACCAGGCCGCGTACTGCCGCCATCTGTAATTGATAGGTAATTTACACTATTACACCAGGACAGAGGCGTGAGGTGAGTCACCTGATCTGTAACAGCGCGTAAGGTAACGAGTATCTAATGATCCCGGATTGCATCTTACATCACCCTTCCTTGGTGCAGCTGACTGATAAGCTCGGCTCTCCCCATccaacctcctcctcactcctCATCTCCCCATCCCtctctcttcatcttcatcttcatcatctcttATCTAAATCATCGTACTCTTCATCTTTGTGAAGTCCTGGTTTCTTTCATTTCGTTGGTCTGTCAAGTTCGTTTACATTTTTATAGCCGCCATCATGAAAGGCATCTTCGGCCTTTCATTGCTTCCGCTGCTTGTTGCAGCCTCGCCTGTTGTTGTCGACTCGATTCACAACGGAGCCGCTCCCATCCTTTCATCTACAAACGCTAAGGAGGTCCCGGACTCTTATATTGTTGTCTTCAAGAAACACGTAGACCCTGTTGCCGCCTCTGTTCATCACAGTTGGGTGCAGGACATCCACGGGCAGAAGAGTGGTGGAAGGGCAGACCTGAAGAAGCGTTTCCTCGGCTTGGAATTCGGATTCGGCGAAGAGATCTATGACGGTCTAAAGGCCACCTTCAATATCGCAGGATCCCTCATGGGGTACTCGGGACATTTCCACGAGGATACGATCGAGGAAATCCGCAAACATCCTGACGTAAGTACACCGCCGGAATACGGCTCTGCCCAAACTGACGGTCATCTTTTCATAGATCGAGTACATTGAGCGAAACTCCGAAGTCCATACATTGGAGGACACGGACGTTGAGAAGAACGCCCCTTGGGGTTTGGCTCGTATCTCGCATCGGGACAGACTCACTTTCGGTACATTCAACAAGTACCTCTACGCTTCCGAGGGAGGTGAGGGAGTTGATGTTTACACTATTGATACTGGTATCAATATCGAACATGAGGACTTTGAGGGCCGTGCTTTCTGGGGCAAGACTATCCCTAACAACGAcgcggatgaagatggtaACGGTCACGGCACTCACTGCTCGGGCACCATTGCCGGAAAGAAGTACGGTGTTTCTAAGAAGGCCAACATCTATGCTGTTAAGGTTCTCAGGTCCAGTGGCTCTGGCACCATGGCCGACGTTGTCCAGGGTGTCGAGTGGGCTGTCGAGTCTCAtctcaagaaagccaagaagggTGGCAACGGCTTCAAGGGCAGCGTTGCTAACATGAGCCTTGGCGGTGGCAAGTCGAAGACCCTTGAGGATGCTGTCAATGCTGGCGTTGAAGCCGGTGTTCACtttgctgtcgctgctggtAACGACAACGCCGATGCGTGCAGCTACTCTCCCGCAGCCGCTGAGAAGGCAGTGACTGTAGGAGCTTCGACCCTTGCTGACGAGCGCGCTTACTTCTCCAATTATGGCAAGTGCACAGATATCTTTGCTCCTGGCCTCAACATTCTGTCAACTTGGATTGGCAGCAAGTCGGCGGTCAACACCATCTCGGGAACCTCCATGGCTTCGCCTCACATTGCCGGTCTCTTGGCGTACTTTGTTTCCCTTCAACCGTCCAAGGACTCTGCTTTCGCAGTCGATTTCACTcctgagaagctcaagaaggatatcataTCCATTGCCACTGAAGGTGTCCTTACTGACATTCCTGCGGACACCCCCAACGTAAGTTGCGCGTTGGAATTTTTACTGGTCTTAACTAACTTGTGATTTAGCTCCTTGCTTGGAACGGTGGTGGCTCCACCAACTACTCTGATATCATTGCCAAGGGTGGCTACAAGAGCGGCTCTCATGTCGACTCCACTCCTTTCAAGGCTGGAGGTATCCTCGCCCAGGCCATGTAAAGCACTCCGGAGTGCATCTGTGTTGCTCGTTTTCTGAAGATTCTGCGTTGGTTTGGCTTGACTTAACTTGATTGATTGCGTAACCGACACTCGGGTAGTGAGTGCTATCTTTGGCCACTTGATGGTACATGGCATAGATCGTTTTGCAATGACACTGGATGAAAACCCACATCAATACAAAGTAGTATGTTGCCGAGTTGGCATCAAGTAGGGGTAAATTCCTAGTCACGTGCCTATTGTTGACCCAAACATAGTCCAGTGCGGTACTGTGGTTATGCTTTCCGCACTCATCCGCCAACTGGTTGAAGGGGGAAAAATGAGTCAATCTTGGATTTTAATCTAGATCTACTGTCGCATCTAGGACTCGCTGAAGGGGGGATTCGCACCAGAAGATAGAGGACGGACCGAAGCTGCAGGGCCCTCTTACACCCACACTTGACAGTGACAACATATTTGACCGCATTCAGCCTTACCACAATTCCCAATGTCATGATATCAGAGTTTGACCCGGTCTTCAGTTCGCGCTGCTCGTCATCAATGGCGGGTGAGAGATCCGCATATCCGGTAACCCATGGGCAGCACTACGAGGGCTGCTCTGTCCACCTATGAGCTCTTCTCTCGGCGATATCGTGATGCAAAGGTCGGGTTAAGCATCCGCGCGTTTCCACGAGTCTAAGACGAGAACATACAGTTCATATTGCATCATACAGTTAGTCTCACGTCGTTCTGACGGCCATTAGTATTCGTGTACTTATATGAGTATCTACTCTCACATAACACTATCAAATTCCTGGACTCAATTGGTTTCTACTTTACTCAATATCCATATACGTGTAAACTATCTTCTCAAGCCAGCATGcgtttctcttctctattcGGCGGTCTCCTGCTTGCCGGGGCTGCGATCGCCCAAAACACAAGCTGTTCTCCCAAGTCCTCTGACGCCGAAGTCATTGAATACGCGTACGCATTGCAAGGACTGCTCGAGAGATACTATACATCCCAGCCGATCAACCAGACCTTCCTGAGGGATGCCACCAATGGCTCGAGAGTGGAGTACTACCAGAACCTCCTCGGCATCCAGAGACAGAACCGTTTGGGCGTCCGCGCTTTACAGCAAGTCGGCTCTCAAATCCCCGGCTTCTCGAACCCAAGATGTGACTACTCGATCCCGAATGCAACTAGCGGAGAAGATTACGTGAAGAATGCTGCTGTACTCGAGGGCAGCGTTGCCAGTGCCTTCATTGGTGCCACTGGGTACACCCAGTCCCCGGAAGTCTCGTTTATTCTTGCGAGACTGGCAGCCGTGCATACTGCAGACGCCAGCTGGCTTGCGGCAGAGCAGAGGAGCGTTGTATTCCCGTCCAACGTTTCCTCCTTGGTGCCCGCTTACAACCCGGAATACGTTCTTGGTTCTGGCAAGGAGCCTGGACGACTTGGCCAATACCTTCAGGACTGTGTCACGGCGCCTTCGGATCCGTGTGGCCAGACTTTCTTCATCGGACCGCTTGTTGGTAGTGTTGGTAACCgctcttctgcagctgcggTCCCTTCAGGCTCCAGCGCCTCTATCACTCCATCTATTTCTCCCactgcggcggcgagaaggcgCTTTGGATTCTGAGTAACCACTGATGGGGCCATCTGAACATCAGCGCGGTGTACTCATACCTCGACCATTGAGACATTTAAATCACTGGTTGGAGCGTACTATTGACTACGATGACTGGCTGTTGGCGGAGCGACGTGTAATATAGTATCGTAGATAGTCCCGTTAACAGTTGTTAGCCCACTCAAATACTCCTGATTAGTTAGTTAATGCAAGGGTTGAAACAGTGCATGCGATGTTTACCCGGTAGTTTCAGATGCGTTCGGGTCATGTAAGGTTTTTACTGCTAGCCCTAATGCATTTCTCTAGGGATCTTGGATAGTTAAAAGCAGTGTGAGCGGCTTTGTTT
Protein-coding sequences here:
- a CDS encoding S8 family peptidase (transcript_id=CADANIAT00002486) produces the protein MKGIFGLSLLPLLVAASPVVVDSIHNGAAPILSSTNAKEVPDSYIVVFKKHVDPVAASVHHSWVQDIHGQKSGGRADLKKRFLGLEFGFGEEIYDGLKATFNIAGSLMGYSGHFHEDTIEEIRKHPDIEYIERNSEVHTLEDTDVEKNAPWGLARISHRDRLTFGTFNKYLYASEGGEGVDVYTIDTGINIEHEDFEGRAFWGKTIPNNDADEDGNGHGTHCSGTIAGKKYGVSKKANIYAVKVLRSSGSGTMADVVQGVEWAVESHLKKAKKGGNGFKGSVANMSLGGGKSKTLEDAVNAGVEAGVHFAVAAGNDNADACSYSPAAAEKAVTVGASTLADERAYFSNYGKCTDIFAPGLNILSTWIGSKSAVNTISGTSMASPHIAGLLAYFVSLQPSKDSAFAVDFTPEKLKKDIISIATEGVLTDIPADTPNLLAWNGGGSTNYSDIIAKGGYKSGSHVDSTPFKAGGILAQAM
- a CDS encoding uncharacterized protein (transcript_id=CADANIAT00002487), giving the protein MRFSSLFGGLLLAGAAIAQNTSCSPKSSDAEVIEYAYALQGLLERYYTSQPINQTFLRDATNGSRVEYYQNLLGIQRQNRLGVRALQQVGSQIPGFSNPRCDYSIPNATSGEDYVKNAAVLEGSVASAFIGATGYTQSPEVSFILARLAAVHTADASWLAAEQRSVVFPSNVSSLVPAYNPEYVLGSGKEPGRLGQYLQDCVTAPSDPCGQTFFIGPLVGSVGNRSSAAAVPSGSSASITPSISPTAAARRRFGF